In the Streptomyces sp. cg36 genome, one interval contains:
- a CDS encoding HutD family protein gives MHRFDVETLPAGRWRNGGGATREIASRPAGADDFGWRASVADIGRGGPFSEFPGVDRTLTLLSGDGVRLRCPGVFDRLLTGVGEPFGFSGDLALDAELPSGPCRVLNLMVRRGRWTARVDRSDRTVEVLPGRAGVVYALRGSWRADPYHTVLTAGQGVWWDADEAPGGAVAPLSPDAVALWADVTPLR, from the coding sequence ATGCACCGCTTCGACGTGGAGACACTGCCCGCGGGCCGCTGGCGCAACGGCGGCGGAGCCACCAGGGAGATCGCCTCGCGTCCGGCGGGCGCCGACGACTTCGGGTGGCGCGCCAGCGTCGCCGACATCGGCCGGGGCGGTCCGTTCTCGGAGTTCCCGGGGGTGGACCGGACGCTCACCCTGCTGTCGGGAGACGGTGTACGGCTGAGGTGTCCGGGTGTCTTCGACAGGTTGCTGACGGGTGTGGGGGAGCCGTTCGGGTTCTCCGGTGACCTGGCACTGGACGCGGAGCTGCCGTCCGGTCCGTGCCGGGTGCTCAACCTCATGGTGCGGCGCGGGCGTTGGACGGCCCGGGTGGACCGGTCCGATCGCACGGTCGAGGTGCTTCCCGGGCGTGCCGGGGTGGTCTACGCGCTGCGCGGCAGTTGGCGCGCCGACCCGTACCACACCGTTCTGACGGCTGGTCAGGGCGTGTGGTGGGACGCGGACGAGGCGCCGGGAGGAGCGGTCGCGCCG
- a CDS encoding transglycosylase SLT domain-containing protein: MSRSSVRGFAVASATAVTTVGAVVGIAAGGPAAASSDSLEATAAGSTLLADIPAGQQAQVQTASLTEQADAQSAQASASEKKSAEEAARRQAARDAKSKKSAADKAAKDHDLETQAASRSKDRVPLAPQSSYSLAEVQAIARQIVPAGQFQCFSNIVNNESSWNYRADNGSGAYGLVQAMPGSKMSSAGADWATNPATQVKWGLNYMNQRYGSPCGAWAFWQSHHSY, encoded by the coding sequence GTGAGCCGCAGTTCGGTCCGGGGCTTCGCGGTGGCGTCCGCCACCGCGGTCACCACCGTCGGTGCCGTGGTCGGTATTGCCGCGGGCGGCCCGGCAGCCGCTTCGAGCGACAGCCTTGAGGCGACGGCGGCGGGTTCGACGCTCCTGGCGGACATACCCGCCGGCCAGCAGGCCCAGGTGCAGACCGCTTCCCTGACCGAGCAGGCCGACGCGCAGTCCGCGCAGGCGAGCGCCTCGGAGAAGAAGTCCGCCGAGGAAGCCGCCCGCAGGCAGGCGGCGCGGGACGCCAAGTCGAAGAAGTCCGCCGCCGACAAGGCCGCCAAGGACCACGACCTGGAGACCCAGGCCGCGAGCCGCTCGAAGGACCGCGTCCCCCTCGCCCCCCAGAGCTCGTACTCGCTCGCCGAGGTCCAGGCGATCGCTCGCCAGATCGTCCCGGCGGGCCAGTTCCAGTGCTTCAGCAACATCGTGAACAACGAGTCGAGCTGGAACTACCGCGCCGACAACGGCAGCGGCGCTTACGGTCTGGTCCAGGCGATGCCGGGCTCCAAGATGAGTTCCGCGGGCGCCGACTGGGCGACCAACCCGGCGACCCAGGTCAAGTGGGGCCTCAACTACATGAACCAGCGCTACGGCAGCCCCTGTGGCGCCTGGGCGTTCTGGCAGTCCCACCACTCGTACTAG